CAAAATGTAAATGTCTGAGGGTTGTATTTTGAATCAGGAATTTGATTGAATATGAACTTCATGATTTTCAGTTTAAATTTCCCCATGCATGATACccttattaaattttcaactgCCGATGGTAACATCGTTGTACCAGTTCaatttagatataaataaaattaaagagaaaacaaAGTCATGAAGTCTGTGATGATCTATTTAAGGCTTGAGTAATTTATGGGAACCAAAACAAACAACACGCCATTTTACGCTCCAGCCTAACCTACAACTAATAGAAACCATGCACAGGCAGTCTGATGAATATGGCAGGCTTCTGTACCTTCTGTTCAAAACTTTTTCTTATACTATCAAGTATCAACTACCAATGAACAAATCTAAATCTTGTTTTTTCTTCCACATTCACGTCTTACACTGTTGCTACCAAGGAGTAAAACCATTGCACTCCAATCATAGAAGACTCATGATTCAGATCTTACCACCACCACTTCATACTTAGTGACTCCACAGCTCATCCCAAATTCAATTCCCACCAACTTGGTTCATAACTAGGAAGAAGGCATATCACCTATAACACTAGCCATGAAATTTCTAGTTTTCCGGGTAAACTGATTTGAAATCTCATTTAAGGATGTATCTGATACAAATAAGAGGactatcaaatttattaacttAGAGAAAGCTTATCATGGATTCTTGTTGGTAAATAAGTGAGCATctgggatttttttttcacaaaaaaaatctgatGATCCTTCCACAATTACCTATAACCTAGTGGAGGGAGAATGCTGCGATCGTCATTACCTATACATGTTGCCTTAATTGATTGTTGTGTGAAGCCTTATCCACGTGTGATTTCCTTCTACCAAATGACATTACCCCATAACATATTTTCAGATAAGTAAAACCATCATTTCAACCGATTCACATCACAACAGTTACGACGCACATACAAATTGAATTTTCAAGATAAACAAACCTGTTGCGCGGCAGAACCATAGACTGAATTGTACTGCCCACCATAATGCTGCTGCTGCGGCGACCCTGCAGCAGCCGCGGCAGCCGACGAATGCCCGTGCACATGACCATGAGCCCTAAGCCCGCCAAATTCCGATTCCTGCGGACGCCCTCCTAGAATCGCCGAAGCACCCAGctggaaaaaaaagaacacaGAAACACGATAAATAAGGGGTGAATTGTGCCCTACAATTGCTGTgacctaattaattaaggaagATGCCTACGTTCTGAGCGCCGTAGGAAGATTGCGATGAATAGGGTTGCTGTTGACCGTAGGGATTGTTCCCTCGAGAGGAATACATGGCAATCGATAAGGGGGAAAATAGTTCAAGCGATTATCGGTAttgattgaaattataataaaatcagCTAATCGTAAGCCGGCAGCGGCGCGGCGGCCGACGACGGAGGGGTGGCCTGAGCTAGAAAGGAAATGGATGAAGAATGAGTAAACTGACAGAAGCCCTAGTGTTTTTGTAAGCAGCTCCATTTGTATGTGTCAATGTATACCATCCGCACGGATCGACCCGACCCGCCCGACCCGACGTATGTATATTGTATGTATACACCCAAGTTTTGGGCTagattttacaaaaaaattttaatctataAGTTAATGTTTTATGATTGGTTTAGTGGCAAAACTACATTGAAGGACTACTGATGAGCATATGTCTACCCGTCGACTGACTAGTCGCAGATTCTCTGTACATCGAAGTAGTTGGAGACTCTTTGTTAGCATGGTTGACAAAAAGATAACGAGATGTTGCATGATGATCTTGAGAGTTGCATGCATGGATGCATCGTGGATTGTTTGTTCGACGAGCTTCGTCTTAATTGGCATTTGATCATCAACCGAATTCTCTAACATCGACTTCTATCAGTAGCAATAATCAATGAGATTACAATAAAGTACTGTATCTTTAAATAGGGAGTTCTCTACTACAGAGTGTTGTAAAAACTACGAGGAAGTATAAATCAAAACACGAAAcaccaaaactttaaataacaataaaaaacaaattaaggaataaatcaataaaaaacacTTTTGCAGTCTTGTTGCAAGCCAATGTACATTCAAACTACGTGGTTGCGCATAGTTTTTGTTCCCATAAGTAAATCGACGTCCTCGTTGTGTGTAGAAACACCTCAAATCTATTGGATACGATAAACTTGACGTAGTTTCGACAATTGAGCGATAACGGTTACGACCAATTGAACGACCGCATGGTTGtaatataaaaacatgaatgagctttaaatacatatttttcgTTATTTCATACAATGTGTCATTATGTTCTTTGTATATGCAAAATATAGTCGTAGTTATAACCTAATTCTATTTCAAATACTATTTGATATTCTAACAAACTGGAGTATTTAATACATCCATAGACCATAAGGTGTAATGGTTAATCTAGATAAATCTATTCGTATCTTCTTGTGATTTGCATCTTGTAACAGCAGTGACTACCTAATGCTAAGGATGTTTTTGTAAAATCACACCACAGTagtaatttgattaattgggATTTGAATTCAAACACTTATAAAAACTATTTATAGCATAATATTCTTCATTTCTGCAATTGATAATCCCTACAAATTTATACGTGCAGTCGATCTCTCGCGGTATTGAATCGCCAAATTGAACTGAAAACCAGCAACCAAATCCTCAAAAACTCGGGGTTTTCCGATTTCGAGATCAATGGAGACGGAGAATGCAGAATCGGCGCCAAAGAACGACAGCCTCTGGATTTTGAAATCAATTTTCTCAAAGAAGACCAGCGGAGACGGCGGCGCCGACGCCGATTCGAAGAATCCGCCGAGCGACAATCCGCCGCTTCCTTTTCTCTCAGCTCACGCCAATTCCGTCGTCGCTCGTTGCTCTAAGTAATCAATTTTGCCAACTTTGTTTCTCACCGTTTTACGTCATTCTAATTCTGAAAACATGTTGTTGTGAAATGCTAGGTTTTGATTCGTTTTTTCACTTCCTGATTTGCTGGAGCTATAGATTTGGAATGTTGTTTATTTTAGGCGACAGCATACACACAAATTGAAGTAATTCCAACTTCCAGTTGTTTTTGAAATATCCAACTATTTATGTATGACTGCTCTCTATCTCTGGAAATGGAATAACAATGAACATGTGAACAGCATACTTTATAATCACTCGACCGTGTTATAATGACTCGTATGGCAGACATGTTGTTGGCATTATGTTAATGCTTGACAAGGataacattttcttttaaggAGAGTCTTACTTCACCTGCAAATTCCCTTCATTGAATGGAATTATGGACGAGAATTCCATGGTGCACGTTCAATATTGCCACTTGGTAcatcaaaaataatttgatctCTACTATTCGTTAGAAGACACTTCATTTGATTCCTCATGATGTGCCTGAATTATGTGTATATTAAGAATGATTTCTAACCCTTTATGAATTTCTTGTAGGATTCTCAGCATATCAACCAAAGAGTTACAGACCCTATTCGATGTAGAGCTACCTAATAATCTTAGGCAACCTCCATCCTACGCCAGGAACTTCCTCGAATTCTGCTCATTTAAAGCACTACATTTGGCCATCACAAGAcccaattatttaattgacaAGGAATTTTGCCATCTGACATTTGACATGATGGTCGCATGGGAGGATCCTCATGTTGATAGTAACCTCATAGATAATGTATGACTGGAACTGatctttttgccaaaaatattaCGTCCATCACATGTTATagtttgcatattttttgtaCTAATGCAGTACTGTTTGGACTTCTCACAAGAGGATGGATGTGAAGCGAGTTCCTGCTTTACTGTCACTTCTCTTTCACTTTTAGTCTCCTGAATAACATGTTATTGCAGGAAACTGTTTCCTGCAGCAATCAGGATGTGGAGGGTGAAGATGGTTGGTCATTGTTCTATTCCAACTCAACCAAAATGGCTGTTCAGGTGGTTTTATCACTCAAAAGAGTTCAGTAATAAGTTTTACTTATATTGTTTCATATACCAGCATCGTTTATGTTAGTTATGTTATTGAAAACTGAAGGTTGATGACAAGAAAACTGTTGGGCCAGAGGCTTTTGCTCGGATAGCTCCTGCTTGTCCAGTTATTGCAGATGTAACCACTGTTCACAATCTTTTTGATGTTCTGACCAGTTCTTCAGGTCCCCGACTTCATTTTCTGATATACGACAAATACCTTCGAAGTCTTGAAAAGTATGCCGCATCACTTCCTTTAGCCAACTTCCTGCATGAACTCTGTATTTGCCTTTCCCTGATCTTTTAAAGAACTTTATTTATAGCAGATCTCAAGTAGTTGGTTAGTGTGTTTAACTCATAAGATGCATATAATCCCCGTATGCATCTTGCCTCAAAATTTGTGACAGAAAGACTATGAAACTAGCTTTAGTGATGTGTACATGCAGAATCCCTCAACTTGCCTTTATGATAGAGGCTGATTGAATACTTAAGAAGCAAAAATAAAGATGCAAAAAACTGTTTGTGTTTCATGCAGGCTGATAGACTTGTAGTTTCATGTTCATTTTAAGCagaatattgataattttatccaaGTTgcgttttctaaaataaaaattacagtATGGTGCTTCTGGGCTTTACTGGATAAATAGGTAGAATTTCGATGGAAGCATAGAAGCTGAAAATTAGAGAGGTTGCTGGTTATGCATGGTATGGAAATCTTAGTGACTCCTACTTGTGGTGCAGGGTTGCAAAGTCCGCACAAAATGCATTGGGACCACAGATCATTGCCTCTCTTGCACTTGCTGATGATGAAGTTATTGTAGATATTGATGGCACGGTTCCTACACAACCAGTTTTGCAGCATATTGGGATGTCTGCATGGCCAGGTTAGCtgcaatatcacttttggAGCTGATTTAGTTGGTCAACACCATTAAGGCCCTTTGCAACTGCCTAAGTTTCTCTGTAATATCTGAATGGATCACTTcaggaaataaaatttttcccTCAGACACAACAAGTATATTCTTTCCTTAATTACTCTGCAttgttttagtattttctattGTATTTCCTCTAGTACATCTTAACATGATTATACTTACTAAATAATGAATAGCTGAATATATCAACTTTGAAAAGTATGTAATTGTTAGACGGTTAACGGTTTCACAATTTCAAAGGTTTGAGCTATGATTTATGTTGTGTATAATGATTTGATTTACTCTAGTTTTGATCTTTCAaatgttcattttttattattttattatcaatcTTGTTTGATCATTTCAGGGCGGTTGACATTGACAAACTATGCTCTCTACTTTGAGCCTGGTGTTGGTTTATATGACAATGCTGTAAAATATGATCTAGCAACTGACACAAAACAAGTTGTAAAGCCTGAATTAACTGGACCCTTGGGTGCTCGTCTTTTTGATAAAGCTGTTATGTACAAGTCAACAACCATGTATGTCTCTACCTCATTTATACATGCAATCTCAAATAATTATCTTGTGAGTCTTGACTCTAGTTTTGGTATAGGGCAGAGCCCGTCTATCTGGAATTCCCTGAATTCAAAGGTTGCTCGAGGAGAGACTACTGGCTGGATATATGTCTGGAGATTTTGCGTGCCCACAGGTTCAATAGGAAATATCATCTAAAAGGAAACCAACAATCAGAAGTGCATGCTCGGGCAATTCTTGGAATTTTCCGGTTTCATGCAGTTAGAGAGGCCTTCCGTGTCTCATCGTCCAATTACAAGACTTTGTTATCTTTTAACTTGGCTGAAAGTCTTCCAGGTGGAGATATGATAATGGAAACTCTGGCGAGTCAAATGGCCCTCATAAACCCTAGTGCTGGTCAACAAGAGGTTTCTATTTCTCCAAATGCAAATAGGCGGCCCATATTCCCTGTTGCTTTTCTTACGCTTATTAgactaaaaattatttctcCGAAAGAGGGAGAAGTAAATGTAGAAGCAACATATCCCGCTGGAAATCTTCATGTTGGTGAAGCAAATCCTCTAGAAGCTGTTGTGAAGCAGTTGGAACAGAACACTGGAAAGGCTGAAGCTGCTCAAGCAACTGTTGATCAAGTGAAAGTTGAAGGAATCGATACCAATGTAGCAGTGATGAAGGTTCCCTTATTACAATATTACACGCTTTGCCAgttgcactttttattacttaattcttttttcttcatgcAAGTTTACACATATAAGTGAAGCTTTCTATTCTTTTTGGCAGATATATAATCTGTATGATGCTATAAGCTATAAATTGTGTATTTTAAATCGATGGTGCTTCCTTGATTGGCTAATTAATTGCTTTCCTAAGTTAACTTGGTCTTCTAGACTATTAAAATCTGGTACTTTCTATTTCTACTTTATCCGAAAGGTACTGAGTAAGAAGTCTTATTGTCGTAATATAGTATCTACTTCCCATTACGATTATATTGAAAGCTGTGTTTCCAATTTAGATGGAACGCTGTTAGTTAATTTTCctgaaatgtttttttttttgtggcaGAGAAGTTATATTAAGTTTTAGCCGCATAATATGTGAACTATGGAAAGTttaccccccccccccaaaatAAATGCAGCCTGAATTCCACCCATTTGTTACTGCTTATATGTATGACTAATGATAGAGTTCACAAAGGAAAATTTAACAGTGATTATTTTGCATATCATGAGAATATGAGATCATATTTCCTCTTACTTGGAAAATGCCAGCATTAGGTGTTTACACATGATATGACTTGCTTTGGTCATTAATGTGAATAATGTTCTTGGGTAACATATATCTTGTTCCTAGCTTTTCTCCTGATAAGATGCATGTTTGTCTGTAGGAGTTGCTTTTCCCGGTTATTCAGATGTATAGCCAGATTGAGCGTTTGGCTTCCTGGAACAATCCCTACAAGTCAGTGATGTTCATCGCAATATTTAGCTATTTGATAGTTGGGTAAGAACCGATATCATATCTTTCTTACACTGCTGCACTACTCATTCTGTGAACACTTCGAGCTACAAGCTGTCAAAAATGTTTGATTTGCTAAAACTCCTATCACATATCGCACAGGCTACAATTAAAGCCTTATTAACTCGGCTTAACTTTTACCAACTGATCAGTTATCAGCATGTATGCTTGCACCTTGCATGGTCTTGTTTAAACTCTTTTTTCAATGGTTTAAGGTCTCAGGAGTATTCTTCCAATAATCTTGCACATTTTTGCTCagttcttttaaaatatatttttgcacCTAAATGCCGGCTTTAAGAAGACATTGTCCATACTTTCAAGCAAGATATGAGAAAAATGCTCTCCAAAATTCTATATTTAGCCACTCTGTTGACCACCTACGATGTTTATATTGGTAATCAGTCGATAGGAGATGGATGTTTGCTGTTCCCCAACAATTCTTTTTGTCCAGAGCCCCCTGAGGGAACTTTTTGTGTAGCATCTGAAAAAGGGGGTTGGACCAAATTTACATTATCATCCATTTATGTAGCATTGTAATGAGGCAAGTTGTATCAAGTATCTAAAGGCACACTACAACTTTCAGGGGTTGGGCCAAGTATCTAGTACCATCTGTTTTCGTATTTTTGGCACTCATGATGCTCTGGCGCAAGTACGTTTGGAAAAGAAGACAAGTGGAGGCATTCAAAATTGTACCTCCCCCTAGCAAGAATCCAGTGGAGCAGCTGATAATGTTACAAGAAGCAGTAACCCAACTCGAGTCGCTCATCCAAAGTGTCAACATCGCTCTTCTCAAAATACGAGCACTCCTCTTTGCTGTCGCACCACAGGTATCACCTTACTGGTTGATGATTTGACCCTTGCATTTGTTTGTGATATATAGTTGTGGTGATTGGCAGGCGACGGATAAGCTGACTGTGTTGTTGTTTGCAATGGCTATGGGGCTTGTATTTGTGCCAGTGAGATATGTGATATTGATGTGTTTTCTCGAGGTTTTCACGAGATATATGCCGTTGCGAAGGGCAGGTACCGAGCGAGGGATGAGACGGTTGAAGGAATGGTGGATCAGAATACCAGCTGCTCCTGTGCAGATTGTCAAGCCAGATGACAAAAAGAGGAAATAATCACAGCATTTTGCTAtcatgtaaatatttttttgacttGAGTTTTAGAGAGGCAGCTTTTACAATTATATCCAGACTTCATATCTAAATTGTAGTATGAATTGTCTGAAGTGGTAAAAATGTTGAAGAACTGTTTCCAAAAACACTAACAAACTGAGaccttaaaagttaaaactatACTACTTGTTCCTCTCATACTATCGTAATTCATTTTCGATTCGACTCAATGGCTCTGGTATAATTTCCAtagtatatgatatatttaggACATTtctaataatatcaaagtcaTGTTCGTATTTTAGCATTTTGTATTTATGAGATTTCAGCCCAATTAGATTAGAAAGACGACATTAGACCTTTCGTTTATAACTACTGGTTATAGTAGAAATGAATCGAAACTCCTAACAGCTGATCGGCCAAAATAGCAAATCAAAGCTTCTAGATGTGAATGAACCGAAATAGCAATCCAAGACTCCTAATCACAAACGTACTGAAATGACAGACCGAGACTCCTTATCAGATTGAAATCACAAACCGAATACAGACCGAGCCACCTTATCAGATTGAAATCACAAACCGAGATGGACCGAAATAGCAAACCAAAACTCCTAAATTTGTTAGTCAATTGCAGCAAATTCgattaagaaaaagtaaaaccaATTACgaaaaagatgaataaaagtaattttaatgtgaatgaaagaaacaaaaaccTATGAAAAAATTGAGCCCCAATGCTACATAATTAGTGCAAAGAATCAATCAACTCAGCTCCTTTATAATCTTTTTACTGCGGCCGTTTTCCGCCTCACcgctcttcctcttcttcttcgccgGAGAATCTCCATCGGTCTTGGAGTGCGACTGGAGCAGGCGGTTGAAGGCGTCGGAGGTTCGCTCCAAATAGATGGAAACTGCAGGCGAGGAGCCGTTCTCCACGGCGGAGAATCGGGAGACGAGCTTCGCCGCTCGAGACAGAGGGATAGGTTTTGTCGACAGCACACGCGCCGATATCTTCATCTCCGGCGCCGGCTaggttttgttgattttagtttttaggGCTTTGATTTGGGGTGGAATATACGGCGAcaagaaaataagaagaaaatttgtttatatacTACTTTTTTACACGAAGGTGGATAAGTTTAccctttttagtttttacaacatcaacttcttcaaaGTAAGACAATAACGAcacatactttttttttttttttatcaaataatgaaaattgagtTATCTTCTTCCTAATTCCTCATGACTGACCACTCACCAAAGCCGCCGCCGTCAGACCACCCCACCTTCATGTAAATTCTGGTCAGCAAACCCTTCAATTCTCTACACAATTCCACCATTTTTCGTTGCATATAACCTGCTCGATAAAATGCCTCAATGGTTTGCACCTTTATAAATAAAGACTGGatttttactctttttgcAGATGAATTgctgaagaagaagatcaaTGGAGGGGCTGAGCAGCTGCAACCTCACCTCCAAACCTCACCCTTTTCATCAAATCCCTTTAAAAAACGTTTCTTTCAAAACCAAagcatcaccatcaccatcaccgGTTTTCCTTCGAAAGAAATCGAAAAACTCCAATAGAAAGAGCCCATCATCCCAAAGCTTTGTACCACTCCACAGCAAAAACCCCCATGTCGTTTACCGAGACATCCAAAAGCTTGCAAAAGAGGACAAGCTTGAGCAAGCCCTCAGCGTGTTGGACTACATGGACCGCCGCGGCATCCCCACCAACGCCACGACGTTCTCCGCCCTCATCGCCGCGTGCCTGAGGGCGAAGTCGATAGAGGCAGCAAGACGAGTGCATACGCACATTAGGATAAACGGCCTCGAAGGGAATGAATTCTTGCAGACGAGGCTGGTTCACATGTATGCAGGCTGTGGCTCGATTGAGGATGCGAAGAAGGTGTTTGGCGATATGCGCGTTTCCAGCATTTATCCCTGGAACGCGCTGCTTAGGGGTAGCGTGGTGTTGGGGAGGCGTAATCATCGCGAAGTGTTGGGTTCGTTCAATGAAATGCGCACTGCTGGCGTGACGATGAATGCGTATAGCTTCTCTTGCTTGATCAAGAGCTTAGGAGGGAATCGGGCGCTTCGCCAAGGATTGAAGACACATGGATTGTTGATCAAGAATGGATTTTTGGGGGATGTTATAGTTAGGACTAGCTTGATTGATATGTATTTCAAGTGTGGCAAGGTTAAGCTCGCGTGTAGCGTGTTTGAGGAGGTCGAGGAGAGGGATGTCGTGATGTGGGGAGCGATGATAGCGGGTTTCGCTCATAATAAGTTGCAAAGAGAggcattggtgtacactaggTGGATGGTGGAGGAGGGGATTGCAGTGAACTCTGTTATATTGACTAGCATTCTTTCGGTGATAGGAGAAGTGTCTGCTCGAAAAATCGGAAAGGAGGTTCACGCGTACGTGGTTAAGACCAAGGATTACTCGAACCTCCCGTTTATTCAGTCCGGACTGATTGATATGTATTGTAAGTGTGGAGATATGGTTTCGGGAAGAAAGGTGTTTTATGGAACAGCGGAGAGAAGCATCGTTTCATGGACTGCTCTTCTATCAGGTTACGTTGCGAATGGGAGGCTCGAGCAGGCGCTGAGATCCGTTATCTGGATGCAACAAGAAGGGTTCAAACCTGATCTTGTCACAATCGCTACAGTTCTTCCGGTTTGTGGAAAACTGAGGGCGTTGAAGCAAGGGAAGGAAATCCACTCTTACGCGATCAAGAATGGATTCGGGCGAGGAGTTTCAGTAGCGACGTCTCTGATGATGATGTACTCCAAGTGTGGCGTTTTAGACTATTGCTTAAGGGTGTTTGATAACATGGAGAGGAAGAATGTGATCGCGTGGACTGCCATGATCGAAAGCTACATAGAATGCCAACGCCTGCATGAGGCAATTGACATCTTTCGAGCAATGCAGTTATCCGAGCACAGGCCGGACTCAGTCACGATAGCGAGAGTGATGAGTGTCTGTAGCCAGCTCAAGGCTCAAAAACACGGAAAGGAGGTCCACGGGCACGCTGTGAAGAAGGACTTTGCCTCTGTCCCTCGTGTTTCTGCTGAAATTGTTCGTATGTACGGGAGCTGGGGAGCCATTGACATGGCTAAGTCGGCTTTTGAGGCCATTCGTATTA
The genomic region above belongs to Salvia hispanica cultivar TCC Black 2014 chromosome 3, UniMelb_Shisp_WGS_1.0, whole genome shotgun sequence and contains:
- the LOC125216878 gene encoding uncharacterized protein LOC125216878 isoform X1; the encoded protein is METENAESAPKNDSLWILKSIFSKKTSGDGGADADSKNPPSDNPPLPFLSAHANSVVARCSKILSISTKELQTLFDVELPNNLRQPPSYARNFLEFCSFKALHLAITRPNYLIDKEFCHLTFDMMVAWEDPHVDSNLIDNETVSCSNQDVEGEDGWSLFYSNSTKMAVQVDDKKTVGPEAFARIAPACPVIADVTTVHNLFDVLTSSSGPRLHFLIYDKYLRSLEKVAKSAQNALGPQIIASLALADDEVIVDIDGTVPTQPVLQHIGMSAWPGRLTLTNYALYFEPGVGLYDNAVKYDLATDTKQVVKPELTGPLGARLFDKAVMYKSTTMAEPVYLEFPEFKGCSRRDYWLDICLEILRAHRFNRKYHLKGNQQSEVHARAILGIFRFHAVREAFRVSSSNYKTLLSFNLAESLPGGDMIMETLASQMALINPSAGQQEVSISPNANRRPIFPVAFLTLIRLKIISPKEGEVNVEATYPAGNLHVGEANPLEAVVKQLEQNTGKAEAAQATVDQVKVEGIDTNVAVMKELLFPVIQMYSQIERLASWNNPYKSVMFIAIFSYLIVGGWAKYLVPSVFVFLALMMLWRKYVWKRRQVEAFKIVPPPSKNPVEQLIMLQEAVTQLESLIQSVNIALLKIRALLFAVAPQATDKLTVLLFAMAMGLVFVPVRYVILMCFLEVFTRYMPLRRAGTERGMRRLKEWWIRIPAAPVQIVKPDDKKRK
- the LOC125211285 gene encoding pentatricopeptide repeat-containing protein At1g71460, chloroplastic, encoding MEGLSSCNLTSKPHPFHQIPLKNVSFKTKASPSPSPVFLRKKSKNSNRKSPSSQSFVPLHSKNPHVVYRDIQKLAKEDKLEQALSVLDYMDRRGIPTNATTFSALIAACLRAKSIEAARRVHTHIRINGLEGNEFLQTRLVHMYAGCGSIEDAKKVFGDMRVSSIYPWNALLRGSVVLGRRNHREVLGSFNEMRTAGVTMNAYSFSCLIKSLGGNRALRQGLKTHGLLIKNGFLGDVIVRTSLIDMYFKCGKVKLACSVFEEVEERDVVMWGAMIAGFAHNKLQREALVYTRWMVEEGIAVNSVILTSILSVIGEVSARKIGKEVHAYVVKTKDYSNLPFIQSGLIDMYCKCGDMVSGRKVFYGTAERSIVSWTALLSGYVANGRLEQALRSVIWMQQEGFKPDLVTIATVLPVCGKLRALKQGKEIHSYAIKNGFGRGVSVATSLMMMYSKCGVLDYCLRVFDNMERKNVIAWTAMIESYIECQRLHEAIDIFRAMQLSEHRPDSVTIARVMSVCSQLKAQKHGKEVHGHAVKKDFASVPRVSAEIVRMYGSWGAIDMAKSAFEAIRIKGPITWTAIIEAYGCSGHCDEAIHAFDKMVSDGFSPNEFTFKAVLHACEQGGFADDATRIFTLMTQRYKIAASEEHYSSIIGLLSRVGRTEEAEKFEKLSSVLAFG
- the LOC125216878 gene encoding uncharacterized protein LOC125216878 isoform X2, yielding MELWTRIPWCTFNIATWILSISTKELQTLFDVELPNNLRQPPSYARNFLEFCSFKALHLAITRPNYLIDKEFCHLTFDMMVAWEDPHVDSNLIDNETVSCSNQDVEGEDGWSLFYSNSTKMAVQVDDKKTVGPEAFARIAPACPVIADVTTVHNLFDVLTSSSGPRLHFLIYDKYLRSLEKVAKSAQNALGPQIIASLALADDEVIVDIDGTVPTQPVLQHIGMSAWPGRLTLTNYALYFEPGVGLYDNAVKYDLATDTKQVVKPELTGPLGARLFDKAVMYKSTTMAEPVYLEFPEFKGCSRRDYWLDICLEILRAHRFNRKYHLKGNQQSEVHARAILGIFRFHAVREAFRVSSSNYKTLLSFNLAESLPGGDMIMETLASQMALINPSAGQQEVSISPNANRRPIFPVAFLTLIRLKIISPKEGEVNVEATYPAGNLHVGEANPLEAVVKQLEQNTGKAEAAQATVDQVKVEGIDTNVAVMKELLFPVIQMYSQIERLASWNNPYKSVMFIAIFSYLIVGGWAKYLVPSVFVFLALMMLWRKYVWKRRQVEAFKIVPPPSKNPVEQLIMLQEAVTQLESLIQSVNIALLKIRALLFAVAPQATDKLTVLLFAMAMGLVFVPVRYVILMCFLEVFTRYMPLRRAGTERGMRRLKEWWIRIPAAPVQIVKPDDKKRK